CAGGGAAAACCCCGACCGGCCGGAAAGCCGACTGACAGCTTGGTGCGCCATCCTTGGCCTGCGCTGCACCTCCGGGTGTGCGCCAGCAAGCTTCATCCAAGAAGCCTTGGGGCACCCCGCCAGGCGGGGTGCTCTTTTTTTGCGGAGCCCGCGCCCCGGCCGCCCGCGGCATGAGCAAATTTGCGCGCCCGCGCAAATTTCTTCAAACCGCCCCCGGCCCAAACTCGCTACGATTCACGGCTCCTAGGAGACTCTTTCGTGACCGTCATCACCAATATCGAAGACCTGCGCGTGCTCGCGCAAAAGCGCGTGCCCCGCATGTTCTACGACTACGCCGACTCCGGCTCGTGGACCGAAGGCACCTACCGCGCCAACGAGGCCGACTTCCAGAAGATCAAGCTGCGCCAGCGCGTGGCTGTCAACATGGAGAACCGCAGCACCCGCACCCGGATGCTGGGCGTGGACGTGGCCATGCCGGTGGCCATCGCGCCCACCGGCATGACCGGCATGCAGCACGCCGACGGCGAGATCCTGGCGGCTCAGGCGGCCGAGAAGTTCGGCATTCCGTTCACGCTCTCGACCATGAGCATCTGCTCGATCGAGGACATCGCCGCCCACACCAAGGCGCCGTTCTGGTTCCAGCTCTACGTGATGCGCGACCGCGACTTCATCGAGCGCCTGATCGACCGCGCCAAGGCCGCGAACTGCGGCGCGCTGGTGCTCACGCTGGACCTGCAGATCATCGGCCAGCGCCACAAGGACCTGAAGAACGGCCTGTCGGCGCCGCCGAAGCTCACGGTACCCAACCTCCTCAACATGGCCACCAAGCCGCGCTGGTGCCTGGGCATGCTGGGGACGAAGCGCCGCAACTTCGGCAACATCTTCGGCCACGTCAAGGGCATCGAGAACATGGGCTCGCTCTCGGAGTGGACCAACAAGCAGTTCGATCCGCGCCTGAACTGGGGCGACGTGGAGTGGATCAAGAAGCGCTGGGGCGGCAAGCTCATCCTCAAGGGCATCCAGGACGTGGAGGACGCGCAGCTCGCCGCCAGCAGCGGCGCCGATGCGCTGATCGTCTCCAACCACGGCGGGCGCCAGCTCGATGGCGCGCCGTCTTCGATCTCGGCGCTGCCGGCGATCGTGGACGCGGTGGGAAGCAAGATGGAAGTGCACATGGACGGCGGCATCCGCAGCGGCCAGGACGTGCTCAAGGCCGTGGCGCTGGGCGCCAAGGGCACCTACATCGGCCGCAGCATGCTGTACGGCCTGGGCGCGATGGGCGAGGCCGGCGTCACCAAGGCGCTGCAGATCATCCACAAGGAGCTGGACCTCACCATGGCCTTCTGCGGCCACACCGACATCAGCCGGGTGGACGCCGGCATCCTGCTGCCGGGCACGTACTGAGCGCCTGCGGGGCCGGGCCAGCCCGGCCCGTCCTGCCATGGCGAGCGGTGGGGCTACAGCGCCAGGAAATGATGCACTTGCGGTTGGCCGGGCCCTCTGTGGAACCGCAGCACTTCGCTCTGCAAATCCGCATCGGCCTGCGACACGCGGTGGTGCTGGCGCAGATGCTCGGCCCACGACTCGACGAGAAACCACTCCATCACGTGTTCGGCGTCGGCGCTGTGCTCCACAACGCCCCAGGCATAGGCTCCGTCGCGCAGGCGCTCCTGCGACAGGCGCCTGATCGCCCCCAGGAACGCAGGCCGGTCTTCCTGGCGGATGCGGTACTCGATCTGCACCATGACCGGGCCGCGGTCATGCACGACCGGCTCGGCAACCAGGGGCTCGGGCCAGTGGCGTGACGCCTGCAGATCCGCTTCGCCGGCGGGCAGGCGGACGCGATGGAACAGCAGGGCCACGGCCGCCAGGCCGGCGGCGCTCACCAGCAGCGCGCCGGGCACGCCGATCTCATGCGCGACCAGGCCCCAGCCGAAGCTGCCGGCGGCCATGGCGCCATTGAACACGGTGAGGTACACCGCCAAGCCGCGCCCGCGCACCCAGTTCGGCAGGATGGCCTGGGCCACGCTGTTGAAGGTGGTCAGCGCCGTGATCCAGCCCAGCCCCAGCAGCAACAGCAGGGCCACCGCCAGCCAGGGAGGCGGCGCGAACACCAGTGCGCCCATGACGGCGGCGCTGATGAGCGAGGCCAGCAGCACCAGGCCATCGGCATCCAGCCGCCGGCGCAGCTGCGGCATCACCAGTGCACCGGCGATGGCTCCCGCGCCCACGGCCCCGAGCAGCACACCGTAGAAGCCGGCGCTGCCGCCGAGCATCTGGCGCGCCACCAGCGGCAGCAAGGCCCACACGGCGCTGGCGAACAGGAAGAACACCGCTGCCCGCAGCAGGACGCGGTGCAGTTCCGTGCTGGCCCGCGTGTAGCGCAGCCCGGCGCGAAAAGCCCCCAGGAAGTTCTCCGACAGCGTGCTGTCGGCCACTGCCGGCCGTTTCCACCACAGCAAGGCGGCGATCACGAAGGCATAGCTCAGCACGTCCACCCCGTAAGTCACCGCCGCGCCGAAGCTGGCCAGGATCAGCCCGCCCGCCGCCGGGCCAATGGCGCGTGCAATGTTGATGCCCAGCGAATTCAGCGCCACCGCGCCCTTGAGGTCTTCGCGCGGCACCAGCTCGGGCACGATGGACTGCCAGGTCGGCCCCATCAGCGCGGCGCCGATGCCGCCGACGAAAGTCAGCGCGATCAGGTACTCCACCGTCAGCGTGTCGGTGTGCGAGAGCAGCAGCAGCGTGCCGCTCACCGCCGCCAGCACCAGTTGCACGAAGATCAGGAAGCGCCGGCGGTCCAGGATGTCCGACAGCACGCCCGCCGGAATGGCCAGCAGGAAGATCGGCAGCGTGGCGGCTGTCTGGATCAGCGCCACCGCGGTCGCGCTGGCCGACAGGTCGGTCACCAGCCACGAGCTGGCGACGTCGCGCATGAAGCTGCCGATGTTGCCCAGCACGGTGGCGGCCCACAGCACGGCAAACACCGGCTGGCGCAGCGGCGCGAAGCTGCTGGCGGTTGAAGCGTTCTTGGTCTCAGGCATGGCGTCCTCCCAGGTCTTGCCAGACGACCAGCAGCAGTCCCCCTGCCAGCGCGCCATGTTCACAGAATGCGATGCCCAGGCGCCGCCGCTTGGCGCCTGAAGTTTGCCAGAAGCGATGGGCCAGCACGGCCGCGAGCAGCGTGAAGGCGGCCAGCAACAGCGCACCCAGCCAGCGATGCCAGCCGCTCAGGATCAGCGCGGGCGCCACCACTTGCAGCGCGGCCGTGGCGGCGGCCAATGGCGCGGCGGGCGCCAGGCCGAGGCCGCTCACTTCGGCCACCGCGCCGCGAAAGTCCAGCAGCTTGAGCACCGCCCCTTGCAGGTAGGGGGCACACAGGCACAGCAGCAGCAGCGTGTGCATCCAGGGCGCCGTGAGAACCGCCTGCATGTCACACCGCCCAGCAGGCACAGCCCAATGCACCCCAGAAGCCTTTGGCGTCGGAGGTGGGCAGCTGCGCACTCCAGGCGCCGGTGTGCGCGTGGCCGTGCACGTTGCACAGGTTGCTGCAGGCGCAGGCGGCCGCGGCCTGGCGCGCTGCCGATCGCAGCGGGCCCGCGTCCTGGGCGCCCCAGGCGCCGTAGCCGCCATAGCGGCGCACGGGCGACCAGTCGGGCATGGCCGGCGGCGGTGGCGCCTCATCCAGCGCAGCAAAGTCGCCGGCGCCCCAGACCACCTTGCCGCCCACCACGGTGAGCAGCGCCGTGGTGTCGGCGATGTCGGATTCGGGGCAAGCGAAGAAGTCGCGGTCGGGCACCACCAGGTCGGCCAACTGCCCCACCGCGATGCGGCCCTTCCGGCCCTCCTCGTTCGAGAACCAGGTGACGTTCTCGGTCCACATGCGCAGCGCCTGCTCGCGGTCCAGCAGGTTGCGCTGCGGCGTGATCTGCAGGCCGCCCACCGTCTTGCCGGTGATCAGCCAGGACAGCGACACCCAGGGGTTGTAGCTGGCCACGCGCGTGGCGTCGGTGCCGGCCGAGGTTTTCACCCCCATCTCCAGCATGCGCTTGACGGGAGGCGTGGCCTCGGCCGCGCGGGCGCCGTAGCGCTCCACGAAGTACTCGCCCTGGTAGGCCATGCGGTGCTGCACCGCCACGCCACCGCCCAGGGCCGCGACGCGCTCGATGGAGCGCTCCGAGATCGTCTCGGCATGGTCGAAGAACCAGTTCAGGCCTGCAAGCGGAGTGTCGCGGTTCACCTTCTCGAACACATCGAGCGCGCGGCTGATGGTCTCGTCGTAGGTGGCATGCATACGCCAGGGCCAGCGGTTCTGCGCGAGGATGCGAACCACTGCCTCGAGATCGCCCTCCATGCCGGGCCCCATCTCGGGGCGGGGCTGGCGGAAATCCTCGAAGTCGGCCGCCGAGAACACCAGCATCTCGCCCGCGCCGTTGTGGCGGAAGTAGTCCGTGCCCTGCTTGTACTGCGACGTGGCCGTCCAGTTCAGGAAGTCCTCTTTCTCCTGCTTGGGCTTTTGCGTGAACAGGTTGTAGGCCAGGCGGATGGTGAGCTGGTCCGCGTCGGCCAGTTCCTGGATCACAGCGTAGTCGTCGGGGTAGTTCTGGAAGCCCCCGCCCGCGTCGATGGCGCCGGTGACGCCCAGGCGGTTGAGCTCGCGCATGAAGTGGCGCGTGGAGTTGACCTGGTAGTCGAAGGGCAGCTTCGGACCCTTGGCCAGCGTGGCGTACAGGATCGACGCGTTGGGCTTGGCCAGCAGCAGGCCCGTGGGGTTACCAGCGCTGTCGCGCACGATCTCGCCGCCCGGGGGCGCGGGCGTGTCCTTGGTGTAGCCCACGGCACGCAGGGCCGCCCCGTTGAGCAGCGCGCGGTCGTACAGGTGCAGGATGAACACCGGCGTGTCGGGGGCCACCGCGTTGAGCTCCTCGATGGTGGGCAGGCGCTTCTCGGCGAACTGGTGCTCGGTGAAGCCGCCCACCACGCGCACCCACTGCGGCGCAGGGGTGACGGCCACTTGTGCGCGCAGCATCGCCATCGCGTCGACGAGGCTTTTCACGCCGTCCCAGCGCAACTCCATGTTGAAGTTCAGGCCGCCGCGGATGATGTGCAGGTGGTTGTCGATGAGCCCTGGCAGCGCGCTCTTTCCGCGCAGGTCGATGCGGCGCGTGGCCGGGCCGGCGAGCGCGAGCACCTCGCGGTCACGGCCCACCTGCGTGAACCGGCCTTCGGCCATGGCCACGGCGCTGGCCGTGGGGTTGGCGCGGTCCAGCGTGGTGAAGCGGCCGTTGAAAAGGATCAGGTCGGGGGTGATGGTTTGCGACATGCTTGTCTCCTCGGGTCTCTGGCAGGGGCCGCGCCTTGTTCAGCCTTCGTGGGCGTTGAACATGGTCTTGGCGTAGTGGATGCCGATGCCGTAGGCACCACCCAGCTTCCTGGCAATGCCGGTGGCCATATCGTACGTCTCGGTGCGGGCCCAGTCGCGCTGCAGTTCCAGCAGGTACTGCAACGCGGTCATGGGCCGTGCGCCAGCCTGCACCATGCGCTCGACCGCGCGTTCGTGGGCCTCGGCGGACACGTCGCCGCTGGCGTCGGTGATCACGTAGACCTCGAAGCCCTGGTCCAGCGCCGACAGCGCCGGGCCCACGATGCAGACGCTGGTCCACAGTCCCGCGAGCACGATGCGGGACTTGCCGATCTCGTTGACGCGGCGGATCACGGCCTCGTCCTCCCAGGTGTTCATGGAGGTGCGGTCCAGCAGCGCCTGGCCGGGAAACGGCGCCGTCACTTCGTCGAACACGGGGCCGCTGAAGCTCTTGGCGGCCACGGTGGTGAGGATGGTGGACACGCCAAAACCGGCGGCGGCGCTGGCCACCAGCCCCGCGTTGTTGCGCAGCGTGACCGCGTCGATGGAGTGCGTGGCAAACGCCATCTGCGACTGGAAGTCGATCAGGACCAGCGTGTGGTCTTGCGGCGTGAGCAGCGTGGCGCCGGGCTTGGCAACGGCGACGGGCTTGGGGGTCGGGGCCATGATGAGATCTCCTGGGGTGGGTTCAGAGAAAGAGAAGGCGAGGAAAGAGGAACCGATGAACGGATGCGACCCGCCTCACCAGGCGGGCAGTTCGTTGGGCCGCAGGTCGAACACGAGCACTTCGGCGTTGTCGCCGTGGTCGAAGCGCAGCATGCCCGCGTTGCGGATGCGGGCGCCATCGCCTTCGGCAAGGCGTTCGCCGTTCACATCGAGGCTGCCGCGCGCCACGTGCACATACGCATGGCGGTCTGCGCCGACGTCGAGCGCCGTGGACTCGTTGCCGTCGAACAGGCCTGCGTACACGCGTGCGTCCTGGCGCACGGCCAGGGCGCCGTCCGCACTCTGAGGGGCAATGATCAGACGCAGGCGGCCGCGCTTCTCGGCGTCGCCGAAATGCGCTTCCTGGTAGCGGGGCTTCGCGCCGCGCTCGTTGGTCATGATCCAGATTTGCAGGAAATGCACCGGCTCCTGGGCCGAGTGGTTGAACTCGCTGTGCTGCACGCCGGTGCCCGCACTCATCATCTGCACGTCACCCGGGCGGATCACCGAACCCGTGCCCATCGAGTCCTGGTGCGCCAGCGCGCCTTCGAGCACGTAGGAGAAGATTTCCATGTCGCGGTGGCCGTGCGTGCCAAAACCCTGGGCCGGCGCAACGCGGTCGTCGTTGATGACCAGCAGGTCCGAGAAGCCCTGCTGGCGGGGATCGTGGTAACTGCCGAACGAGAACGTGTGGCGCGATTGCAGCCAGCCGTGGTTGGCGCGGCCCCGGTGGTCGGCTTTGCGGATGTCGAGCATGATTTCTCCTTTTGACATTCGATGAAATTCACCCACCGCAGAACAACGTGGAATGCATTGGGTTTCCCATGAGTTCCTGCTGCGGTGTGGGAAGTTTCGGGCGAATCAGGTCTTGCCAAGCTGAAGGTTTTGGCGATTCATCATCGATAATTTCGACGATCAACCTCGTGGAGTCCGGCCCATGCTCAAACTCTCCCTCGAAGCCATCGAAATCGTCGACACCATCGCCCGCCATGGCTCGTTCGCCGCGGCCTCGGAACGGCTGCACAAGGTGCCGTCCACCATCTCCTACGCCGTCTCCAAGCTCGAAGAGCAGCTCGGCCTGGCCTTGTTCGTGCGCAATGGCCCACGGGTCACGCTCACACCCGCCGGGCAGGAAATGCTCAAGGAGGGGCACTGGCTGCTGGCCGCGGCGCGGCAACTCGAATCGCGCATGCGGCAGATCGCCACGGGCTTCGAGGCCGAGCTGCGGCTGGCGCACGATTCGCTGATTCCCACAAGCGCGTTCAACCCCGACATTCGCGCCTTCGAGGACCTGAACTGCGGCACCCGCCTGCGCATTGGCACTGAAACGCTCACCGGCACCTGGGAGATGCTGCGCGAAGGTCGCGCCGATCTCATCGTGGCGGCCGGCGAAGGCCCGGCCGGCGGCGGCTACAAGGCCGTGGCGGTGGGCAGCCTGGACTTTGCCTTCTGCGTGACGGCCACGCATCCGCTGGTGCGGCTGAAGCGCCCGCTCACGCGCGACGACCTGCTGGAGCACACCGCCATCGTGGTGGGCGATGGCGCGCGCTCCTCCGCTGACCGCACGGTGGGACTGCTGCTGGGCCAGCGACGCATCACGGTGCCCAGCATGCAAGCCAAGATCGCGGCCCAGATGGCGGGGCTGGGGCATGGGTTCCTGCCTCGCGCCTGTGTCCGAGCCGATCTGGAGCAAGGCGTGCTCGTGGAACTGCAGGTCGAGGAGCCGCGCCCGCCCGAGACGTTCTGGCTGGCCTGGAGCACCGAGCGCATGGGCGAGGCGCTCAAATGGTGGATTCAGCAGCTCGACCGGCCGCTGCTGCCGGGCATCCTGCCGTTCTGATGCCCTCACCGCACCATCCGCAGGATGAAAGCAGCCAGCGCGGTGGCCGTGGCCAGCGCGGTCACCGCCATCCAGCCGAACTGCGCGAACAGCACGGCGGCCAGTGCCGACCCCACGGCCATGCCCAGGAACATGCCCGTGAACAGCACCGCATTGAGCCGGCTGCGCGCTCCCGCGTCGATGCCGTAGATGAGGGTCTGATGGGCGATCAGCGCGGCCTGGAAACCCAGGTCGAAGCCGATGGCGCTCGCAACCAGCAGCCACAACTGCGCGCCCGGGGGGATGAACGCCGCCAGCCCCATCGCAGCGAAAGAGACGACCACCAGGCCCGCGCCCAGGCGGGTGACGAGCCGAGGACCGTGCCGGTCCGCGATGCGCCCCGCCACCGGCGCCGCC
This Variovorax terrae DNA region includes the following protein-coding sequences:
- a CDS encoding pirin family protein, whose protein sequence is MLDIRKADHRGRANHGWLQSRHTFSFGSYHDPRQQGFSDLLVINDDRVAPAQGFGTHGHRDMEIFSYVLEGALAHQDSMGTGSVIRPGDVQMMSAGTGVQHSEFNHSAQEPVHFLQIWIMTNERGAKPRYQEAHFGDAEKRGRLRLIIAPQSADGALAVRQDARVYAGLFDGNESTALDVGADRHAYVHVARGSLDVNGERLAEGDGARIRNAGMLRFDHGDNAEVLVFDLRPNELPAW
- a CDS encoding LysR family transcriptional regulator, whose translation is MLKLSLEAIEIVDTIARHGSFAAASERLHKVPSTISYAVSKLEEQLGLALFVRNGPRVTLTPAGQEMLKEGHWLLAAARQLESRMRQIATGFEAELRLAHDSLIPTSAFNPDIRAFEDLNCGTRLRIGTETLTGTWEMLREGRADLIVAAGEGPAGGGYKAVAVGSLDFAFCVTATHPLVRLKRPLTRDDLLEHTAIVVGDGARSSADRTVGLLLGQRRITVPSMQAKIAAQMAGLGHGFLPRACVRADLEQGVLVELQVEEPRPPETFWLAWSTERMGEALKWWIQQLDRPLLPGILPF
- a CDS encoding MFS transporter yields the protein MPETKNASTASSFAPLRQPVFAVLWAATVLGNIGSFMRDVASSWLVTDLSASATAVALIQTAATLPIFLLAIPAGVLSDILDRRRFLIFVQLVLAAVSGTLLLLSHTDTLTVEYLIALTFVGGIGAALMGPTWQSIVPELVPREDLKGAVALNSLGINIARAIGPAAGGLILASFGAAVTYGVDVLSYAFVIAALLWWKRPAVADSTLSENFLGAFRAGLRYTRASTELHRVLLRAAVFFLFASAVWALLPLVARQMLGGSAGFYGVLLGAVGAGAIAGALVMPQLRRRLDADGLVLLASLISAAVMGALVFAPPPWLAVALLLLLGLGWITALTTFNSVAQAILPNWVRGRGLAVYLTVFNGAMAAGSFGWGLVAHEIGVPGALLVSAAGLAAVALLFHRVRLPAGEADLQASRHWPEPLVAEPVVHDRGPVMVQIEYRIRQEDRPAFLGAIRRLSQERLRDGAYAWGVVEHSADAEHVMEWFLVESWAEHLRQHHRVSQADADLQSEVLRFHRGPGQPQVHHFLAL
- a CDS encoding amidohydrolase — its product is MSQTITPDLILFNGRFTTLDRANPTASAVAMAEGRFTQVGRDREVLALAGPATRRIDLRGKSALPGLIDNHLHIIRGGLNFNMELRWDGVKSLVDAMAMLRAQVAVTPAPQWVRVVGGFTEHQFAEKRLPTIEELNAVAPDTPVFILHLYDRALLNGAALRAVGYTKDTPAPPGGEIVRDSAGNPTGLLLAKPNASILYATLAKGPKLPFDYQVNSTRHFMRELNRLGVTGAIDAGGGFQNYPDDYAVIQELADADQLTIRLAYNLFTQKPKQEKEDFLNWTATSQYKQGTDYFRHNGAGEMLVFSAADFEDFRQPRPEMGPGMEGDLEAVVRILAQNRWPWRMHATYDETISRALDVFEKVNRDTPLAGLNWFFDHAETISERSIERVAALGGGVAVQHRMAYQGEYFVERYGARAAEATPPVKRMLEMGVKTSAGTDATRVASYNPWVSLSWLITGKTVGGLQITPQRNLLDREQALRMWTENVTWFSNEEGRKGRIAVGQLADLVVPDRDFFACPESDIADTTALLTVVGGKVVWGAGDFAALDEAPPPPAMPDWSPVRRYGGYGAWGAQDAGPLRSAARQAAAACACSNLCNVHGHAHTGAWSAQLPTSDAKGFWGALGCACWAV
- a CDS encoding hydrolase, giving the protein MAPTPKPVAVAKPGATLLTPQDHTLVLIDFQSQMAFATHSIDAVTLRNNAGLVASAAAGFGVSTILTTVAAKSFSGPVFDEVTAPFPGQALLDRTSMNTWEDEAVIRRVNEIGKSRIVLAGLWTSVCIVGPALSALDQGFEVYVITDASGDVSAEAHERAVERMVQAGARPMTALQYLLELQRDWARTETYDMATGIARKLGGAYGIGIHYAKTMFNAHEG
- a CDS encoding alpha-hydroxy acid oxidase; amino-acid sequence: MTVITNIEDLRVLAQKRVPRMFYDYADSGSWTEGTYRANEADFQKIKLRQRVAVNMENRSTRTRMLGVDVAMPVAIAPTGMTGMQHADGEILAAQAAEKFGIPFTLSTMSICSIEDIAAHTKAPFWFQLYVMRDRDFIERLIDRAKAANCGALVLTLDLQIIGQRHKDLKNGLSAPPKLTVPNLLNMATKPRWCLGMLGTKRRNFGNIFGHVKGIENMGSLSEWTNKQFDPRLNWGDVEWIKKRWGGKLILKGIQDVEDAQLAASSGADALIVSNHGGRQLDGAPSSISALPAIVDAVGSKMEVHMDGGIRSGQDVLKAVALGAKGTYIGRSMLYGLGAMGEAGVTKALQIIHKELDLTMAFCGHTDISRVDAGILLPGTY
- a CDS encoding DoxX family membrane protein, whose translation is MQAVLTAPWMHTLLLLCLCAPYLQGAVLKLLDFRGAVAEVSGLGLAPAAPLAAATAALQVVAPALILSGWHRWLGALLLAAFTLLAAVLAHRFWQTSGAKRRRLGIAFCEHGALAGGLLLVVWQDLGGRHA